The Saccharomonospora cyanea NA-134 genome includes a region encoding these proteins:
- a CDS encoding sensor histidine kinase has translation MARENTGAEPVWQRWRRPPPTPRQQRNDVLLALVVLAGAAFTVVVVNSMGVLAFGKAPSLGEQLLLGAAVTAPLAVRRRYPLVTLIAVGVLFIVVQARQIGDNFVPSIALFLAIYSTGAWERNRTVARWARVGVIAAMFVWLGVGLVELLLNPAPDFPGASGPLNPVLATVLYGLGFNVMFFLAAYFFGEMAWLSARRQAELKYRAEQLRRSQEENTRGAIVAERLRIARELHDVVAHHVSVMGIQAGAARRVLDSDRELARTALDTVEETARTAITELRGLLGVLRAEPTGTRAEPEEPATSHAASPGLDDLPDLVERTRSASLDAAFAVYGEAYPVSEGVALSVYRVVQEALTNVVKHAAARSVEVRLRYLGTGVEVEITDDGRGPSGPGRRQGSGLGLVGMRERVAVHGGELETGARRSGGYRVRATFPEPTRRQQVSGDDVP, from the coding sequence GTGGCGAGGGAGAACACGGGCGCCGAACCGGTCTGGCAGCGATGGCGGCGCCCACCGCCCACGCCGAGGCAGCAACGCAACGACGTCCTGTTGGCGCTGGTCGTGCTCGCCGGTGCGGCGTTCACGGTCGTCGTCGTCAACAGCATGGGGGTGCTGGCCTTCGGCAAGGCCCCGTCGTTGGGCGAACAGCTCCTGCTGGGCGCCGCCGTCACCGCGCCGCTGGCCGTGCGGCGACGGTACCCGCTGGTCACCCTGATCGCGGTCGGCGTGCTGTTCATCGTCGTGCAGGCACGCCAGATCGGTGACAACTTCGTACCGTCCATCGCCCTGTTCCTCGCGATCTACAGCACAGGCGCGTGGGAACGCAATCGCACCGTGGCCCGGTGGGCGAGAGTCGGTGTCATCGCGGCGATGTTCGTCTGGCTCGGGGTGGGGCTCGTCGAACTGCTGCTGAACCCCGCCCCCGACTTTCCCGGCGCGAGCGGCCCGCTCAATCCGGTACTGGCCACGGTGCTGTACGGCCTCGGATTCAACGTGATGTTCTTCCTGGCGGCCTACTTCTTCGGCGAGATGGCGTGGCTGTCGGCGCGCAGGCAGGCGGAGCTGAAGTACCGGGCGGAGCAACTGAGGCGTTCCCAGGAGGAGAACACGCGGGGCGCGATCGTGGCCGAACGACTCCGGATCGCGCGTGAACTGCACGACGTCGTGGCCCACCACGTGTCGGTGATGGGAATCCAGGCGGGTGCCGCACGCCGGGTGCTCGACTCCGACCGCGAACTCGCGCGCACCGCGCTGGACACGGTGGAGGAGACCGCGCGCACAGCGATCACGGAGTTGCGGGGACTGCTCGGGGTGTTGCGTGCGGAGCCGACCGGCACGCGGGCGGAGCCGGAGGAACCCGCGACCTCGCACGCGGCGTCCCCGGGGCTGGACGACCTGCCCGACCTGGTGGAGCGCACGCGCTCAGCCTCCCTCGACGCGGCGTTCGCCGTCTACGGCGAGGCCTACCCCGTGTCGGAGGGTGTCGCGCTCTCGGTCTACCGCGTGGTGCAGGAGGCGTTGACCAACGTCGTCAAACACGCCGCGGCCCGCTCCGTGGAGGTGAGGTTGCGTTACCTCGGCACGGGGGTGGAGGTGGAGATCACCGACGACGGCCGAGGCCCGTCGGGGCCCGGACGCAGGCAGGGGAGTGGACTCGGCCTGGTGGGCATGCGCGAACGGGTCGCCGTCCACGGCGGGGAGCTGGAGACAGGGGCGAGGCGCTCCGGCGGGTACCGTGTTCGGGCCACCTTTCCCGAACCCACCCGCCGCCAGCAGGTGAGTGGGGACGACGTCCCGTGA
- a CDS encoding response regulator transcription factor: protein MRPDRPLRVVLAEDGLLIREGIAGLLARFGHDVVAQVGDADTLVSAVSAYRPDLVLTDVRMPPGFVDEGLRAAIELRRRDPAPAVLVLSQYIEQTYAAELLEAPGGSGVGYLLKDRITDVTEFADAVERVASGNTVVDPEVVRQLLRRRRDPLAPLSPREREVLALMAEGRSNAGIARALVVSDAAVGKHIGNIFAKLNLPPTDDANRRVLAVLHFLRTGAQAG, encoded by the coding sequence GTGCGTCCCGACCGTCCCCTCCGCGTCGTCCTCGCCGAGGACGGCCTGCTGATCCGCGAGGGCATCGCGGGGCTGCTCGCTCGGTTCGGTCACGACGTCGTGGCTCAGGTCGGCGACGCGGACACGTTGGTGTCGGCCGTGTCGGCCTACCGGCCGGACCTCGTGCTCACCGATGTGCGCATGCCGCCCGGTTTCGTCGACGAGGGTCTGCGTGCCGCCATCGAACTGCGCCGTCGTGATCCGGCACCGGCCGTTCTGGTGCTGAGCCAGTACATCGAGCAGACCTACGCCGCGGAGCTGCTGGAGGCCCCGGGCGGTTCGGGGGTCGGCTACCTGCTCAAGGACCGCATCACCGACGTCACCGAGTTCGCCGACGCCGTCGAGCGCGTCGCCTCCGGCAACACGGTGGTGGATCCCGAGGTGGTGCGCCAACTGCTGCGGCGCCGACGTGACCCGCTCGCCCCGCTCAGCCCGAGGGAACGCGAGGTGTTGGCGCTGATGGCCGAAGGCCGCTCGAACGCCGGCATCGCGCGCGCACTCGTGGTGAGTGACGCGGCGGTGGGCAAGCACATCGGCAACATCTTCGCGAAGCTGAACCTGCCCCCCACCGACGACGCGAACCGCAGAGTGCTCGCCGTGCTCCACTTCCTCAGGACGGGAGCGCAGGCCGGGTGA